From the genome of Populus alba chromosome 10, ASM523922v2, whole genome shotgun sequence, one region includes:
- the LOC118046520 gene encoding uncharacterized protein — translation MEKTNAAPTGCYKCGRPGHWSRDCPDSNPNPNPSTNSNSPRSFPPNNNSSSNNSNYYSGSNSKPEKAAEKPKKVPRSRPKLTPELLLGEDNGLGFILRHFPRNFKYRGRGHEVSDLGNLIGLYSEWHSRLLPYYSFDQFVHKVEQVAATKRAKMCVRELRERVASGGDPTKLRESLTEHVSANVEHDLSTPDEGLNSEVTHNGEDPLSKNHDVDGLPEDMLHEVYDWAAEEPTQTLDRRDMDLPNEINGASCSNEVSISEEQKARMEANRLRALERAAARAQS, via the exons ATGGAGAAGACAAACGCAGCACCGACTGGTTGTTACAAGTGTGGACGTCCAGGCCACTGGTCCCGTGACTGCCCAGAttcaaaccctaaccctaaccctagcACCAATTCCAATTCTCCCAGATCTTTCCCTCCTAATAACAATAGCAGCAGCAATAACAGTAATTATTACAGTGGTAGCAACTCAAAACCGGAAAAAGCAGCAGAGAAGCCGAAGAAAGTGCCAAGAAGTAGGCCAAAGCTCACACCCGAGCTTCTACTCGGGGAGGATAATGGGCTTGGCTTCATTCTTCGCCACTTTCCTCGCAACTTCAAGTATCGTGGCCGCGGGCACGAG GTCAGTGATCTGGGAAACTTGATCGGTTTATACAGTGAATGGCACTCTCGTTTGCTGCCTTATTATTCATTTGATCAATTTGTACATAAGGTGGAGCAAGTTGCCGCTACGAAACGTGCAAAG ATGTGTGTTCGagaattgagagagagagttgcCAGTGGAGGGGATCCAACAAAGTTGCGTGAATCCTTAACTGAACATGTCAGTGCAAATGTTGAGCATG ATCTATCTACACCTGATGAGGGCTTGAACTCTGAGGTAACTCATAATGGGGAAGATCCACTTTCAAAGAACCACGATGTGGATGGTTTACCAGAAGACATGCTTCATGAAGTTTATGATTGGGCTGCTGAA GAACCAACTCAGACCTTGGACAGGAGGGACATGGACTTACCAAATGAAATTAATGGAGCTAGCTGCTCCAATGAGGTTTCGATCTCAGAAGAACAGAAAGCTCGCATGGAAGCTAACAGGTTGAGGGCACTAGAAAGAGCTGCAGCTCGGGCCCAGTCATAG
- the LOC118046519 gene encoding uncharacterized protein has protein sequence MELTNGELIKADAQEKLGINVAEANGVADGNLVKGIIQTGLAKENLSKSVHPSPNSNSDSNYDDPAGDIKPAEKYQQEDGFCEIEMEEEEQDSATEISSSDDAVERLTSTGNHVEKEENDDNIIAVSPKVNGYIQVIQPDIHLPKPEAPPGLSPSSTPSPRQNDDVVTRSKSWSNSFTVVDMPSIGKFIKERSSSLSASISKGFSFVKSDDGDDYNMNHKVNSFDSGVTRLNISGLKVTVKLKKDDEEEQIKGRISFFSRSNCRDCTAVRSFFRERGLKFVEINIDVYRQREKELIERTGNSQVPQIFFNEKLFGGLVALNSLRNSGGFEQRLKEMLAKKCSGNAPAPPVYGFDDHEEEPTDEMVGIVKVLRQKLPIQDRLMKMKIVKNCFAGNEMVEVIIHHFDCGRKKAVEIGKQLARKHFIHHVFGANDFEDGNHYYRFIEHEPFIPKCHNFRGSTNDGEPKPAVVVGQRLNKIMSAILESYASDDRCLVDYAGISKSEEFRRYVNLAQDLHRVDLLKLSQDEKLAFFLNLHNAMVIHAVIRVGCPEGAIDRRSFYSDFQYIVGGSPYSLNTIKNGVLRSNRRSPYSLVKPFGTGDKRLEVVLPKVNPLIHFGLCNGTRSSPTVRFFTPQGIEAELRCATREFFQSNGIKVDLEKRTVYLTRIIKWFSGDFGQEKEIMRWIINYLDATKAGLLTHLLGDGGPVNIVYQDYDWSINA, from the exons ATGGAGTTAACAAACGGAGAACTGATCAAGGCTGATGCCCAAGAGAAATTAGGAATTAACGTAGCAGAGGCAAATGGAGTTGCTGATGGAAATCTCGTTAAGGGGATTATTCAAACAGGATTGGCAAAGGAGAATCTCTCCAAATCCGTCCATCCCTCTCCAAATTCAAACTCAGATTCTAACTACGATGATCCAGCTGGAGATATCAAACCTGCAGAAAAGTATCAACAAGAAGACGGTTTCTGCGAAATAGAGATGGAGGAGGAGGAACAAGATTCAGCAACCGAGATATCGTCTTCAGACGATGCCGTTGAAAGACTCACATCAACCGGAAATCACGTGGAGAAAGAAGAGAATGACGATAATATTATAGCCGTTTCACCCAAAGTCAACGGCTATATACAAGTAATCCAGCCTGATATTCATCTCCCAAAGCCAGAGGCACCTCCAGGTCTCTCACCTTCATCTACGCCTTCCCCACGACAAAACGACGACGTTGTAACCCGATCCAAATCATGGTCTAATAGTTTCACGGTCGTCGACATGCCGTCCATCGGAAAATTCATCAAGGAGAGAAGCAGCAGCTTATCAGCATCGATTTCAAAAGGGTTTTCCTTTGTCAAGTCCGATGACGGTGATGATTATAACATGAATCATAAGGTGAACTCATTCGACTCAGGCGTGACAAGGCTCAACATATCGGGACTCAAAGTTACAGTGAAGCTCAAAAAGGACGACGAAGAGGAACAGATTAAAGGACGGATAAGTTTCTTTTCAAGGTCAAATTGCAGAGACTGCACCGCGGTCCGTTcgttttttagagagagaggatTAAAGTTTGTTGAAATCAACATTGACGTGTATCGGCAAAGAGAGAAAGAGTTGATTGAGAGAACCGGAAATTCTCAAGTGCCGCAGATATTTTTCAACGAGAAATTGTTTGGTGGTTTGGTGGCTTTGAATTCGTTGAGAAACAGTGGAGGTTTTGAGCAGAGGTTGAAGGAGATGCTAGCGAAGAAATGTTCAGGGAATGCGCCGGCACCACCGGTGTATGGATTTGATGATCACGAGGAGGAACCAACGGACGAGATGGTTGGGATAGTGAAGGTTTTGAGGCAGAAATTACCAATTCAGGACCGtctgatgaagatgaagattgtTAAGAATTGTTTTGCTGGGAATGAGATGGTCGAGGTGATCATTCACCACTTCGATTGCGGCAGGAAGAAG GCTGTTGAGATTGGTAAGCAGTTGGCCAGGAAGCACTTCATTCATCATGTTTTTGG GGCAAATGATTTTGAAGATGGGAACCATTATTATCGTTTCATTGAGCATGAACCATTTATTCCCAAATGCCACAATTTTAGAGGGTCTACCAACGACGGTGAGCCTAAGCCCGCCGTTGTGGTTGGACAAAGGCTCAACAAGATAATGTCTGCAATACTAGAGTCATATGCCTCTGATGACAGGTGCCTTGTTGATTATGCCGGCATCAGCAAAAGCGAGGAATTCCGAAG ATATGTCAATTTGGCTCAAGATCTTCACAGGGTGGATCTCCTAAAGCTGTCACAAGATGAGAAACTGGCTTTCTTCTTGAATTTGCACAATGCCATGGTCATCCACGCTGTAATTAGAGTGGGATGTCCAGAAGGGGCAATTGATAGGAGATCCTTCTATTCCGACTTTCAATACATTGTAGGAGGATCTCCCTACTCCCTAAATACAATTAAGAACGGAGTTCTCAGGAGCAACAGAAGATCTCCCTACTCATTAGTAAAGCCTTTCGGCACCGGTGACAAACGCTTAGAG GTCGTTCTTCCTAAAGTGAATCCATTAATTCATTTCGGGCTCTGCAATGGCACAAGATCAAGCCCCACAGTGAGGTTTTTCACACCCCAAGGAATTGAAGCTGAATTGAGATGCGCTACAAGAGAATTCTTCCAAAGCAATGGAATTAAGGTGGACTTGGAAAAGAGGACAGTTTACCTTACACGGATTATCAAGTG GTTCAGTGGTGATTTTGGGCAAGAGAAAGAGATTATGAGGTGGATTATCAACTACTTGGACGCAACAAAAGCAGGTCTACTGACGCATCTTTTGGGAGACGGGGGGCCTGTTAACATTGTGTACCAAGATTATGATTGGTCTATCAATGCTTAA